Proteins from a genomic interval of Sphingomonas sp. Y38-1Y:
- a CDS encoding pitrilysin family protein, with translation MRSLLLIGAAFGALSTAAIARPADPAPAPVAELIKSVDIPYESFTLKNGLRVLVHTDRKAPVVAVSVWYDVGSKHEPKGKTGFAHLFEHLMFNGTENAPGDFFEPLRSAGATDMNGTTSFDRTNYFETVPKAALDRVLFLESDRMGYLLGAVTQGVLDEQRGVVQNEKRQGDNQPYGMIRYKSVEGLFPAGHPYHHSTIGSMADLSAASLADVKTWFRSYYGPNNAVIALAGDIDVATARPMLEKYFGGIPAGPKVEAPAAPVPTLPAVKTETIKDRVANTRLYRFWAVPGLRDGESPLLDVSAGALGGLASSRLENTLVRKEGVAVGVQAYNQSFTQVGIFGIVVDVKPGTDAAVASQKLDAAIADYLRTGPTEDEVKRVATTAIAGRLSGLEAVGGGGGKAGTLASGLLFAGDPGFYKKELTELAAATPASVKAATTKWLSRPVYALTVEPGQREAYAEVSGAPAATPGNGAAPQSASAEGPAKGTRGALPAVGEVRDIAFPTVERTRLSNGIELVYARQAAVPMTQAVVSFDAGIIADPATKLGLGNLTLALMDESTTTRDTTQLAEARERLGASIVTTNDADRSRVGVVAPSANLAGAVALLGDVIRNPAFAPTDVERVRGQTLARIAAEMTSPGGLSQRALPKLVYGEASPYAKLAAGTGDPAAVKTITRADLTGFQQAWLRPDKAKVFVVSDRPLAEVKAVFESALGNWRAAGQGGTKPAAAPATTVTPRIVLIDRPDSPQSLIAGGQLTPLDSRAELLPVLTANEVLGSGFLSRINMDLRESKGWSYGVRGGFSRLERAVPYTINAPVQADKTGPALASLREQIGGFLSTNGVTPVEFTRTIEGETRELAGNFETSGRVLAAMETNDLYGRPDDYYDTIAQKYRALTAPQLDAAARRAIDPNRFVWVVVGDASKVRGQLDSLGLPVEVVSSGAATPRASAN, from the coding sequence ATGCGTTCTTTGCTCCTGATCGGCGCTGCCTTCGGCGCCTTGTCGACCGCCGCCATCGCCCGCCCCGCCGATCCCGCGCCAGCCCCCGTCGCCGAACTCATCAAGTCGGTAGACATCCCGTATGAGAGCTTCACGCTCAAAAACGGCCTGCGCGTGCTCGTCCACACCGACCGCAAGGCGCCGGTCGTCGCGGTGTCGGTCTGGTACGATGTGGGGTCGAAGCACGAACCCAAGGGCAAGACCGGCTTCGCGCACCTGTTCGAGCATCTGATGTTCAACGGAACGGAGAATGCGCCGGGCGACTTCTTCGAGCCGCTGCGCTCGGCCGGCGCGACCGACATGAACGGCACCACCAGCTTCGACCGCACCAATTATTTCGAGACGGTGCCGAAGGCCGCGCTCGATCGCGTGCTGTTCCTCGAGAGCGACCGCATGGGCTATCTGCTCGGCGCGGTGACGCAGGGCGTGCTCGACGAGCAGCGCGGTGTCGTCCAGAACGAGAAGCGCCAAGGCGACAACCAGCCCTATGGCATGATCCGCTACAAGTCGGTGGAGGGCCTGTTCCCTGCCGGCCATCCCTATCACCACTCCACCATCGGCTCGATGGCGGACCTGTCGGCGGCCAGCCTGGCGGACGTGAAGACGTGGTTCCGCAGCTATTACGGACCCAACAATGCCGTGATCGCGCTGGCGGGCGACATCGACGTGGCCACCGCGCGGCCGATGCTGGAGAAGTATTTCGGCGGCATCCCCGCCGGGCCCAAGGTCGAGGCGCCGGCCGCGCCCGTGCCGACGCTGCCCGCGGTCAAGACCGAGACGATCAAGGATCGCGTCGCCAACACGCGACTCTATCGCTTCTGGGCAGTGCCGGGTCTGCGCGATGGCGAATCGCCGCTGCTCGACGTGTCGGCGGGTGCGCTGGGCGGGCTGGCCAGCTCGCGGCTGGAGAACACTTTGGTCCGCAAGGAGGGCGTCGCGGTCGGCGTCCAGGCCTATAACCAGTCGTTCACGCAGGTCGGCATCTTCGGCATCGTCGTCGACGTGAAGCCCGGCACCGACGCCGCCGTCGCGTCGCAGAAGCTCGATGCGGCGATCGCCGACTATCTGCGCACCGGCCCGACCGAGGACGAGGTGAAGCGCGTCGCGACCACCGCGATCGCCGGCCGGCTGTCGGGGCTGGAGGCCGTCGGCGGCGGCGGGGGCAAGGCCGGGACGCTCGCGTCCGGCCTGCTGTTCGCCGGCGACCCGGGTTTCTACAAGAAGGAGCTCACAGAACTCGCCGCGGCGACGCCGGCGAGCGTGAAGGCGGCGACGACCAAGTGGCTGTCGCGTCCCGTCTATGCGCTGACGGTCGAGCCCGGCCAGCGCGAGGCCTATGCCGAGGTGAGCGGCGCCCCTGCCGCGACCCCCGGCAACGGCGCCGCACCGCAATCGGCGAGCGCGGAGGGGCCGGCAAAGGGCACGCGCGGCGCGTTGCCGGCAGTGGGCGAGGTTCGCGACATCGCCTTCCCCACGGTCGAGCGCACGCGCCTGTCGAACGGGATCGAGCTCGTCTATGCGCGCCAGGCAGCGGTGCCGATGACGCAGGCGGTGGTGAGCTTCGATGCGGGCATCATCGCCGATCCGGCGACCAAGCTCGGCCTCGGCAATCTCACCCTCGCGCTGATGGACGAGAGCACGACGACGCGCGACACGACGCAGCTGGCTGAGGCGCGGGAGCGGCTCGGCGCCAGCATCGTCACGACAAATGACGCCGATCGCAGCCGCGTCGGCGTGGTCGCGCCGAGCGCCAACCTGGCGGGCGCGGTCGCGCTGCTCGGCGACGTGATCCGCAACCCCGCCTTTGCGCCCACCGACGTCGAGCGCGTTCGCGGCCAGACGCTCGCGCGGATCGCCGCCGAAATGACGAGCCCCGGCGGCCTGTCGCAGCGCGCGCTGCCCAAGCTCGTCTACGGCGAGGCCTCGCCCTATGCGAAGCTGGCCGCGGGCACCGGCGATCCGGCGGCGGTGAAGACGATCACCCGCGCCGACCTCACCGGCTTCCAGCAGGCATGGCTGCGCCCCGACAAGGCCAAGGTCTTCGTCGTCAGCGACCGGCCGCTTGCCGAGGTGAAGGCGGTGTTCGAGTCGGCGCTGGGCAACTGGCGCGCGGCCGGGCAGGGCGGCACCAAGCCCGCCGCCGCGCCGGCCACGACCGTCACGCCGCGCATCGTCCTGATCGACCGGCCCGATTCGCCGCAGTCGCTGATCGCGGGCGGGCAGCTGACGCCGCTCGATTCGCGGGCGGAGCTGCTCCCGGTGCTGACCGCCAACGAGGTGCTGGGCTCGGGCTTCCTCAGCCGCATCAACATGGACCTGCGCGAATCGAAGGGCTGGTCCTATGGCGTCCGCGGCGGTTTCTCGCGGCTGGAGCGGGCCGTGCCCTACACGATCAACGCGCCGGTACAGGCGGACAAGACCGGCCCGGCGCTCGCGTCGCTGCGCGAGCAGATCGGCGGCTTCCTGTCGACGAACGGCGTGACGCCGGTCGAGTTCACCCGGACGATTGAGGGCGAGACGCGCGAGCTTGCCGGGAATTTCGAGACGAGCGGCCGCGTGCTGGCAGCGATGGAGACCAACGACCTCTATGGCCGGCCCGACGATTATTACGACACGATCGCGCAGAAATACCGCGCGCTGACGGCTCCGCAACTTGACGCTGCGGCACGGCGGGCGATCGATCCCAATCGGTTCGTCTGGGTCGTGGTCGGCGACGCATCCAAGGTCCGCGGCCAGCTTGACAGCTTGGGCCTGCCTGTCGAGGTGGTGTCGAGCGGCGCCGCAACCCCCCGCGCGTCGGCGAATTGA
- a CDS encoding efflux RND transporter periplasmic adaptor subunit produces MLAACSGGGEESDKAKGKGRSGPPEVGFVVMKSEAVPLVSELAGRTAAYETSQVRPQVSGVIQARLFTEGSIVRKGQTLYRIDPRLYRAAVNEAVANVANAEANRVATTARADRFRPLAEIEAVAKQDYTDAVAAARQAAAQVRQNQAQLETARINLKFTDVPAPITGRIGRSLFTTGALVTTNQADPLAMIQRLDPIFVDIQQSSSELLQLRRALATDGVIPSSAEVRLSLEDGSDYGQVGTLQFAEAMVDAGTGAVTLRASFPNPEGILLPGMYVRARFSQATAEEAILVPQAGVARDARGNATVFVIGADNKAVQRKVRATRTIGDKWLVTAGLRPGERVITEGLANVKPGTQVRPVPAGSPPRQQPQGGQGGGSGGGGSGGAGAGQGGR; encoded by the coding sequence ATGCTGGCCGCCTGCTCGGGCGGCGGCGAGGAAAGCGACAAAGCCAAGGGCAAGGGGCGCAGCGGCCCGCCCGAAGTCGGCTTCGTGGTGATGAAGAGCGAAGCCGTGCCGCTGGTCAGCGAGCTTGCCGGCCGCACCGCCGCTTATGAAACCAGCCAGGTGCGCCCGCAGGTGTCCGGCGTCATCCAGGCGCGGCTGTTCACCGAGGGGAGCATCGTGCGCAAGGGGCAGACGCTCTACCGCATCGACCCGCGCCTCTATCGCGCCGCGGTGAACGAGGCGGTCGCCAACGTCGCCAATGCGGAGGCCAATCGCGTCGCCACTACCGCGCGCGCGGACCGCTTCCGCCCGCTGGCGGAGATCGAGGCGGTCGCCAAGCAGGACTATACCGACGCGGTGGCGGCGGCTCGGCAGGCGGCGGCGCAGGTGCGTCAGAACCAGGCGCAGCTGGAGACCGCGCGCATCAACCTGAAGTTCACCGACGTGCCCGCGCCGATCACCGGACGCATCGGTCGCAGCCTGTTCACGACCGGCGCGCTCGTCACCACCAACCAGGCCGATCCGCTGGCGATGATCCAGCGCCTCGACCCGATCTTCGTCGACATCCAGCAAAGCTCGTCCGAGCTGCTCCAGCTTCGCCGCGCGCTCGCCACCGACGGCGTGATTCCCTCCTCGGCCGAGGTCCGCCTCAGCCTGGAGGACGGCAGCGACTATGGCCAGGTTGGCACGCTCCAGTTCGCCGAGGCGATGGTCGATGCCGGCACCGGCGCAGTGACGCTGCGCGCCAGCTTCCCCAATCCGGAGGGCATCCTGCTTCCCGGCATGTACGTTCGCGCACGCTTCAGCCAGGCGACGGCGGAGGAAGCGATTCTCGTCCCGCAGGCGGGCGTCGCGCGCGACGCGCGCGGCAACGCGACGGTGTTCGTGATCGGCGCCGATAACAAGGCGGTGCAGCGCAAGGTGCGCGCGACCCGCACGATCGGCGACAAGTGGCTGGTCACCGCGGGCCTTCGCCCCGGCGAGCGCGTCATTACCGAGGGTCTCGCGAACGTGAAGCCGGGTACGCAGGTGCGCCCCGTCCCCGCCGGCTCGCCGCCGCGCCAGCAGCCGCAGGGCGGTCAGGGCGGCGGAAGCGGTGGCGGTGGAAGCGGCGGTGCCGGTGCCGGCCAGGGTGGGCGCTGA
- a CDS encoding efflux RND transporter permease subunit — protein sequence MISRIFIDRPIFAWVIAIVIMLAGLGSIFSLPIEQYPDIAPPQVNIRANYPGASAEILESSVTQVIEQQLTGIDGLIYFSSSSSSAGSVSVTVTFEKGTDPDIAQVQVQNKVQQALPRLPAQVQQQGLTVTKSNADFLMVVSVYDESDKTTAIDVADFLVSNLQDRLGRITGVGDVNVFGTQYAMRIWLNPYALSSYQLMPSDVTSAIEAQNTQVAAGQIGQQPAPPGQMLNATVTAKSRLQTPEEFRNIIVKTQTDGSRVLLSDVARVELGAENYTTISRLNGHPGAGIAIQLAPGADALATAELVKAEVERQAGSFPPGYKFAYPNDSTAFIKLSVEEVVKTLIEAIILVVIVMFVFLQSWRATLIPAIAVPVVLLGTFGVLAIFGFTINTLTLFGLVLSIGLLVDDAIVVVENVERVMEENPEMSPREATIISMGEIQIALIAIALVLSAVFAPMAFFGGSVGEIYRQFSITVISSMILSVVVALVLSPALTATLLKPHADKKEPRNRVGRWVKKFGEKFNSGFDKTSRKYRDAVKWVFGRRVLALVVYAGLCALFVLVFMGLPTSFLPSEDQGRAQIQYTLPAGATQERTLAAAQAIEKYFMGPAKDNVDIVYTISGSGPGGAGQNAGRGFIALAPWGEREGAENSAQTITRQATQALRGLRDVQFFALNPPPVRGLGQAGGFTLQLLNTGGLDRETFKARRDELLAAASADPLLTNVRQNELPDVPTLEVQIDQAKLGALGLNANQVDQTLSAAWGGVYVNDFVDRGRVKRVFVQGDAGYRARPEDLSNWFVRGANGQMAPFTSFARADWGVAPTVLARFQGQPAYQIQGEPGQGESSGAAMDRMEELVGQMQGVSVAWSDLSYQERLSGGQAPLLYGLSILVVFLCLAALYESWSVPFSVLLVVPLGLLGAAIAVWLRGLENDVYFQVGLLTTMGLSAKNAILIVEFAEQAEREGMSPMEASLEAARLRLRPILMTSFAFIFGVVPLAISTGAGAASRVAIGTAVIGGMIAATVLAIFFVPLFYVLVRKLFGGKVHGAEEAEAARREKDAGEGDERPATT from the coding sequence GTGATCTCACGCATCTTCATCGACCGGCCGATCTTCGCCTGGGTCATCGCGATCGTCATCATGCTGGCGGGGCTGGGCAGCATCTTCTCGCTGCCGATCGAGCAATATCCCGACATCGCCCCGCCACAGGTCAACATCCGCGCCAACTACCCGGGCGCATCGGCCGAGATTCTCGAGAGTTCGGTCACGCAGGTGATCGAGCAGCAGCTGACCGGCATCGACGGGCTGATCTACTTCTCGTCCTCGTCCAGCTCGGCGGGCTCGGTCAGCGTCACCGTGACGTTCGAGAAAGGGACCGACCCCGACATCGCGCAGGTGCAGGTCCAGAACAAGGTGCAGCAGGCACTGCCTCGCCTGCCCGCGCAGGTGCAGCAGCAGGGCCTGACCGTCACCAAGTCGAACGCCGACTTCCTGATGGTCGTGTCGGTCTATGACGAGAGCGACAAGACCACCGCGATCGACGTCGCCGACTTCCTCGTCTCGAACCTCCAAGATCGCCTGGGGCGCATCACCGGCGTCGGCGACGTCAACGTGTTCGGCACGCAGTACGCGATGCGCATCTGGCTCAACCCCTATGCGCTCTCCTCGTACCAGCTCATGCCGAGCGACGTCACCTCGGCGATCGAGGCGCAGAACACCCAGGTCGCCGCCGGCCAGATCGGCCAGCAGCCCGCCCCGCCGGGACAGATGCTCAACGCGACCGTCACGGCCAAGTCGCGCCTCCAGACGCCGGAGGAATTCCGCAACATCATCGTCAAGACGCAGACCGACGGTAGCCGCGTGCTGTTGTCCGACGTCGCGCGCGTCGAGCTGGGGGCGGAAAATTACACGACGATCAGCCGCCTGAACGGCCATCCGGGCGCCGGCATCGCTATCCAGCTCGCACCGGGCGCCGACGCGCTCGCGACCGCCGAGCTGGTGAAGGCCGAGGTCGAGCGCCAGGCGGGTTCGTTCCCGCCGGGCTACAAGTTCGCCTATCCCAACGATTCGACCGCCTTCATCAAGCTGTCGGTCGAGGAAGTCGTGAAGACGCTGATCGAGGCGATCATCCTCGTCGTCATCGTCATGTTCGTGTTCCTGCAAAGCTGGCGCGCGACGCTGATCCCGGCGATCGCGGTGCCGGTGGTGCTGCTCGGCACGTTCGGCGTGCTCGCGATCTTCGGCTTCACGATCAACACGCTGACGCTGTTCGGCCTCGTCCTCTCCATCGGCCTGCTCGTCGACGACGCGATCGTCGTCGTCGAGAATGTCGAGCGCGTGATGGAGGAGAACCCGGAGATGAGCCCGCGCGAGGCGACGATCATCTCGATGGGCGAGATCCAGATCGCGCTGATCGCGATCGCGCTCGTCCTGTCGGCGGTGTTCGCGCCGATGGCGTTCTTCGGCGGCTCGGTGGGCGAAATCTATCGCCAGTTCTCAATCACCGTCATCTCCTCGATGATCCTGTCGGTCGTCGTCGCGCTCGTGCTCTCGCCGGCGCTGACCGCGACGCTGCTGAAGCCCCATGCCGACAAGAAGGAGCCGCGCAATCGCGTCGGCCGCTGGGTCAAGAAGTTCGGCGAGAAGTTCAACTCGGGCTTCGACAAGACATCGCGCAAGTACCGCGACGCCGTGAAGTGGGTGTTCGGCCGCCGCGTTCTCGCGCTCGTCGTCTATGCCGGGCTGTGCGCGCTGTTCGTGCTCGTCTTCATGGGCCTGCCGACCAGCTTCCTGCCGAGCGAGGACCAGGGCCGCGCGCAGATCCAGTACACGTTGCCCGCCGGCGCCACGCAGGAGCGCACGCTCGCCGCTGCGCAGGCGATCGAGAAGTACTTCATGGGTCCGGCCAAGGACAATGTCGACATCGTCTATACGATCAGCGGATCGGGACCGGGCGGCGCCGGCCAGAATGCCGGCCGCGGGTTCATCGCGCTGGCACCCTGGGGCGAGCGCGAGGGCGCCGAGAACAGCGCGCAGACGATCACGCGCCAGGCGACGCAGGCGCTGCGCGGCCTTCGCGACGTCCAGTTCTTCGCATTGAACCCACCGCCCGTCCGCGGCCTGGGTCAGGCGGGCGGTTTCACGCTCCAGCTGCTCAACACCGGCGGCCTCGACCGCGAGACGTTCAAGGCGCGCCGTGACGAGCTTCTCGCCGCCGCCTCCGCCGATCCGCTGCTGACCAATGTCCGCCAGAACGAGCTGCCCGACGTGCCGACGCTGGAGGTGCAGATCGATCAGGCCAAGCTCGGCGCGCTCGGCCTCAACGCCAATCAGGTCGACCAGACGCTGTCGGCGGCCTGGGGCGGCGTGTACGTCAACGACTTCGTCGATCGCGGCCGCGTGAAGCGCGTGTTCGTCCAGGGCGATGCCGGCTATCGCGCGCGGCCAGAGGACCTGTCCAACTGGTTCGTTCGCGGTGCCAACGGCCAGATGGCGCCGTTCACCAGCTTCGCCCGCGCCGATTGGGGCGTCGCGCCCACCGTGCTCGCCCGCTTCCAGGGTCAGCCCGCCTATCAGATCCAGGGCGAGCCCGGCCAGGGCGAGAGCTCGGGCGCGGCGATGGACCGGATGGAGGAACTGGTCGGCCAGATGCAGGGCGTCAGCGTCGCCTGGTCCGACCTTTCGTATCAGGAGCGGCTGTCGGGCGGACAGGCGCCGCTCCTCTACGGCCTGTCGATCCTCGTCGTCTTCCTCTGCCTCGCCGCACTCTATGAGAGCTGGTCGGTGCCCTTCTCGGTGCTGCTGGTGGTGCCGCTCGGCCTGCTCGGCGCAGCAATCGCGGTGTGGCTCCGCGGTCTCGAGAACGACGTCTATTTCCAGGTCGGCCTGCTCACCACCATGGGTCTGTCGGCAAAGAACGCCATCCTGATCGTCGAGTTCGCCGAACAGGCGGAGCGGGAGGGGATGAGCCCCATGGAAGCCTCGCTGGAGGCTGCGCGCCTTCGCCTTCGCCCCATCCTGATGACCAGCTTCGCCTTCATCTTCGGCGTCGTCCCGCTCGCCATCTCGACCGGCGCTGGCGCGGCAAGCCGCGTCGCGATCGGCACCGCGGTGATCGGCGGCATGATCGCCGCCACCGTGCTCGCCATCTTCTTCGTGCCGCTCTTCTATGTCCTCGTCCGCAAGCTGTTCGGCGGCAAGGTCCATGGCGCCGAGGAAGCGGAGGCCGCGCGGCGCGAGAAGGACGCCGGCGAGGGCGACGAAAGGCCTGCCACGACATGA
- a CDS encoding isoaspartyl peptidase/L-asparaginase, whose product MTAPAAAQDKPGQANQGWTLVIHGGAGVIERERMTPEREKAARAGLDAALSAGQKVLAGGGSALDAVEAAVRVLEDDPNFNAGRGAVFTYEGKNELDAAIMEGTGRKAGAVAGVTATKNPIGLARRVMENSPHVMLAGAGADTFSREQGLPQAGPEWFGTEERRQQLEAMKSRGANWFDVDMKYGTVGAVARDAAGHVAAATSTGGVTGKRWGRIGDSPLIGAGTYADDRACAISATGAGEFFIREGVAHEICARVRFKGESLKAAADTVMAETQALGGTGGVIVTGPTGEMAWSFNTPGMYRGRVSAGGERVVAIYGDEK is encoded by the coding sequence ATGACCGCCCCCGCCGCCGCTCAGGACAAGCCCGGCCAAGCAAACCAGGGCTGGACGCTCGTCATCCATGGCGGCGCCGGCGTGATCGAGCGCGAACGGATGACGCCCGAGCGCGAGAAGGCGGCACGGGCGGGCCTGGATGCGGCGCTTTCCGCGGGGCAGAAGGTGCTGGCCGGCGGCGGCAGCGCGCTCGACGCGGTCGAGGCGGCGGTGCGCGTGCTGGAGGACGATCCCAACTTCAACGCCGGCCGCGGCGCGGTCTTCACCTATGAAGGGAAGAACGAGCTCGACGCGGCGATCATGGAAGGGACTGGGCGCAAGGCAGGCGCGGTCGCGGGCGTCACCGCGACCAAGAACCCGATCGGCCTCGCTCGCCGCGTGATGGAGAACAGCCCGCACGTCATGCTGGCGGGCGCCGGCGCCGACACCTTTTCGCGCGAGCAGGGTCTGCCGCAGGCCGGCCCGGAATGGTTCGGCACCGAGGAACGCCGCCAGCAGCTCGAGGCGATGAAGTCGCGCGGCGCCAACTGGTTCGACGTCGACATGAAGTACGGCACGGTCGGCGCGGTCGCGCGCGATGCGGCTGGCCATGTCGCGGCAGCGACCTCGACCGGCGGGGTGACGGGCAAGCGCTGGGGCCGGATCGGCGACTCGCCGCTGATCGGGGCGGGCACCTATGCCGACGATCGCGCCTGCGCCATTTCCGCCACCGGCGCGGGCGAGTTCTTCATCCGCGAGGGCGTGGCGCACGAGATCTGCGCGCGCGTCCGCTTCAAGGGCGAGAGCCTGAAGGCCGCTGCCGACACGGTGATGGCGGAGACGCAGGCGCTGGGCGGCACCGGCGGCGTCATCGTCACCGGACCCACCGGCGAGATGGCGTGGAGCTTCAACACGCCGGGTATGTACCGCGGCCGCGTGAGCGCGGGCGGCGAGCGCGTTGTCGCGATCTACGGCGACGAGAAGTGA
- a CDS encoding efflux transporter outer membrane subunit, with product MIRRLPLLALPLVAACSLEPAYQRPSPAVPGAFPVTPGDRAPLPATGAQPVGYREIFRDPRLIAIIERALANNQNLQVALANVREARGQLRVARADFLPAIDANAGASIARNRGAAQGLGANGGSVTEQYNAQLGLSAFEIDLFGRIRSQSNAALAEYLGTVAGVRAARLTLVGETAGAYYTLANDRSLLAIANETLASAERTVTLTRARVNGGIAARTDLRQAETILRQAEADRADLTALVQQDRNALELLVGAPVTDAELPASIEAAEPLIADVPAGLDSRILLARPDVVQAEYTLRAANARIGAARAAFFPSISLTGLVGFASNALGSLFTGDRLIWNGAADVNAPIFQGGALTGNLESVRARRDASVAQYRQTIQTAFREVADALARRAVIADQLRAQQGLVEAAADTLRLSDARYREGIDPFLNTLDAQRTLYNARRSLASARLIRANNLVELYRSLGGGELVPEALDGPPENPRAGEALRGER from the coding sequence ATGATCCGCCGCCTTCCCCTCCTCGCGCTGCCGCTGGTCGCCGCCTGTAGTCTCGAGCCCGCCTATCAGCGGCCCTCGCCGGCGGTGCCGGGCGCCTTTCCCGTCACTCCTGGCGATCGCGCACCGCTTCCCGCCACCGGCGCGCAGCCGGTCGGCTATCGCGAGATCTTTCGCGACCCGCGCCTGATCGCGATCATCGAGCGCGCGCTCGCCAACAACCAGAACCTTCAGGTCGCGCTCGCCAATGTCCGTGAGGCACGCGGCCAGCTTCGCGTCGCGCGCGCCGATTTCCTGCCGGCGATTGACGCCAATGCCGGTGCCTCGATCGCGCGCAACCGCGGGGCGGCGCAGGGCCTGGGCGCCAATGGCGGCAGCGTCACCGAGCAGTACAATGCCCAACTCGGCCTCAGCGCGTTCGAGATCGACCTGTTCGGCCGGATCCGCTCGCAATCGAACGCCGCGCTGGCCGAATATCTCGGCACCGTCGCGGGCGTGCGCGCCGCGCGGCTGACGCTGGTCGGCGAGACGGCCGGCGCCTATTACACGCTCGCCAACGATCGCAGCCTGCTCGCCATCGCCAACGAGACGCTGGCGAGCGCCGAACGGACCGTCACCCTCACCCGCGCGCGCGTCAACGGCGGCATCGCCGCGCGCACCGACCTTCGCCAGGCCGAGACGATCCTCCGCCAGGCAGAGGCCGATCGCGCGGACCTGACCGCGCTCGTCCAGCAGGATCGCAATGCGCTCGAGCTGCTCGTCGGCGCGCCCGTCACCGACGCCGAACTACCAGCCTCCATCGAGGCGGCCGAACCGCTGATCGCCGACGTGCCCGCCGGGCTCGACTCGCGCATCCTGCTCGCGCGGCCCGATGTCGTGCAGGCGGAATACACGCTGCGCGCCGCCAATGCGCGGATCGGCGCGGCGCGCGCGGCCTTCTTCCCGTCGATCAGCCTGACCGGGCTCGTTGGCTTCGCCAGCAATGCGCTCGGCTCGCTGTTCACCGGCGACCGGCTGATCTGGAACGGCGCGGCGGACGTCAACGCGCCGATCTTTCAGGGCGGCGCGCTGACCGGCAATCTGGAAAGCGTGCGCGCGCGGCGCGACGCATCGGTCGCACAGTATCGCCAGACGATCCAGACGGCGTTCCGCGAAGTCGCCGACGCGCTCGCCCGCCGCGCCGTCATCGCCGACCAGCTTCGCGCGCAGCAGGGCCTGGTCGAGGCGGCGGCGGACACGCTGCGGCTGTCGGACGCGCGCTATCGCGAGGGGATCGACCCGTTCCTCAACACGCTCGACGCGCAGCGCACGCTCTACAATGCGCGCCGCTCGCTCGCCTCGGCGCGGCTGATCCGTGCGAACAATCTGGTGGAGCTCTATCGCTCGCTGGGCGGCGGGGAACTGGTGCCGGAGGCACTCGACGGCCCGCCGGAAAACCCGCGCGCGGGTGAGGCGCTGAGGGGCGAGCGGTAA
- a CDS encoding S1/P1 nuclease, translating into MIRFLLALALLVVPASAQAYGFFTHEAIARIAMLNVRPETARTIRAMLRAAPPLLQTPECKAATPEQASTWPDCVRGLGERFSYTANWHYQNVDVCQPFDLKAACKDGNCVSAQIERQVKLLQNKTVPEREKAMALIFLIHFVGDLHAPPHAGDRGDRGGNDVKASYGPVTARWLNLHSIWDSPLAERAVTTPPSPFRVYSAEERAALGAGTVEDWSREGWEASRDAAYALALGEACGPKPTGPVTVTPEAIEKMVPVQRRQIERAGVRLARMLDEAFDPAKAFVPEKRPPYRGG; encoded by the coding sequence GTGATCCGCTTCCTCCTGGCCCTGGCGCTGCTGGTCGTGCCCGCGAGCGCGCAGGCCTATGGCTTCTTCACGCACGAGGCGATCGCGCGGATCGCGATGCTCAACGTCCGGCCCGAGACCGCGCGCACGATCCGCGCGATGCTGCGCGCGGCGCCGCCGCTCCTCCAGACCCCCGAGTGCAAGGCGGCGACGCCCGAGCAGGCATCGACCTGGCCCGATTGCGTGCGCGGGCTGGGCGAGCGGTTCAGCTACACCGCCAACTGGCATTATCAGAATGTCGACGTGTGCCAGCCCTTCGACCTCAAGGCCGCGTGCAAGGACGGCAATTGCGTCTCCGCGCAGATCGAGCGGCAGGTGAAGCTGCTCCAGAACAAAACCGTGCCCGAGCGCGAGAAGGCGATGGCGCTCATTTTCCTCATCCACTTCGTCGGCGACCTCCACGCGCCGCCGCATGCGGGCGACCGCGGCGATCGCGGCGGGAACGACGTCAAGGCAAGCTATGGTCCGGTGACCGCGCGCTGGCTCAACCTCCATTCGATCTGGGACTCGCCGCTCGCCGAGCGTGCGGTGACGACGCCGCCCTCGCCCTTCCGCGTCTATTCGGCCGAGGAGCGGGCGGCGCTGGGCGCCGGCACGGTCGAGGACTGGAGCCGCGAAGGCTGGGAAGCGAGCCGCGACGCCGCCTATGCGCTGGCGCTCGGCGAGGCGTGCGGGCCAAAGCCGACCGGACCGGTGACGGTGACGCCGGAAGCGATCGAGAAGATGGTGCCGGTACAGCGCCGCCAGATCGAGCGAGCCGGCGTGCGGCTGGCGCGGATGCTGGACGAGGCGTTCGACCCGGCAAAGGCGTTCGTGCCGGAGAAAAGGCCACCCTATCGCGGGGGATGA